A genomic segment from Corythoichthys intestinalis isolate RoL2023-P3 chromosome 2, ASM3026506v1, whole genome shotgun sequence encodes:
- the mafba gene encoding transcription factor MafB: protein MPQQVSAQRWMNQKNYCMKQERREETLIHKSVFATLASSFAYVQKSRDGNMSAELSMAPELPSSPLALEYVNDFDLMKFDVKKEGLAGLERGGVRQCNRLQPQGSVSSTPISTPCSSVPSSPSFSPTEQKNHLEELYWLPSGGYHQQMDPQTLSLTPEDAVEALIGATTHGHPPPPHVQQQMQQQGAFEGYRGPHHHHGHHGHGQQHHHPYAAAMGHHAEELSAHQGAHSHPHGQHHHHNSNQDPDSPSPVSPEMHHHRHHHHHHHHHAHGHLGQTAVHHGSAGGGLSVEERFSDDQLVSMSVRELNRHLRGFTKDEVIRLKQKRRTLKNRGYAQSCRFKRVQQKHVLENEKTQLMNQVEQLKAEISRLARERDAYKLKCEKLAGSGSGPSGGFREAGSTSDNPSSPEFFM, encoded by the coding sequence ATGCCACAGCAAGTCAGTGCGCAACGCTGGATGAACCAAAAGAACTACTGCATGAAACAAGAAAGGAGGGAAGAGACGCTGATTCACAAGTCCGTTTTTGCGACCCTTGCAAGCTCCTTTGCATACGTGCAAAAAAGTCGCGACGGGAACATGAGCGCAGAGCTGAGCATGGCCCCGGAACTACCCAGCAGCCCTCTGGCTCTGGAATATGTCAACGATTTTGACCTGATGAAGTTTGACGTCAAGAAGGAGGGTTTGGCCGGTCTGGAACGCGGAGGAGTGCGTCAGTGCAACCGCCTCCAACCGCAAGGCTCCGTGTCGTCCACGCCGATCAGCACGCCCTGCAGCTCGGTTCCCTCGTCGCCCAGCTTCAGTCCCACAGAGCAAAAGAACCACCTTGAGGAGTTGTACTGGCTGCCCAGCGGCGGCTACCACCAGCAGATGGATCCCCAGACCCTCAGCCTGACTCCCGAGGACGCAGTGGAGGCCCTCATAGGGGCCACGACCCACGGCCACCCTCCACCCCCGCACGTCCAACAACAGATGCAGCAGCAAGGCGCTTTCGAAGGCTACAGGGGCCCGCACCACCACCACGGTCACCACGGCCACGGCCAGCAGCACCACCACCCGTACGCGGCTGCGATGGGCCATCACGCCGAGGAGCTCTCGGCACACCAGGGAGCTCACAGTCACCCGCACGGCCAGCACCACCATCACAACAGCAACCAGGACCCCGACAGCCCGTCCCCGGTGTCCCCGGAGATGCACCACCACCGCCACCATCAtcatcaccaccaccaccatgcGCACGGCCACCTGGGCCAGACCGCGGTGCACCACGGCTCGGCAGGCGGTGGGCTCAGCGTGGAGGAACGCTTCTCGGATGATCAGCTGGTGTCCATGTCGGTGCGGGAGCTCAACAGACACCTGCGCGGCTTCACCAAAGACGAGGTCATCCGCCTCAAGCAGAAGCGCAGGACCCTGAAGAACCGCGGTTACGCGCAGTCATGCAGGTTCAAGCGGGTGCAGCAGAAACACGTGCTGGAGAACGAGAAAACGCAGCTGATGAACCAGGTGGAGCAGCTCAAGGCGGAGATCAGCCGCCTGGCCAGGGAGCGGGACGCCTACAAACTCAAGTGCGAGAAACTTGCGGGCTCGGGTTCGGGGCCCAGCGGCGGCTTCCGCGAGGCGGGCTCGACCAGCGACAACCCCTCATCGCCAGAGTTTTTCATGTGA